Within the Halorhabdus rudnickae genome, the region CGTTCACGAACGAAAGTGTATGCACTTGGACGAACGCACCGATAGATGTAATCAGTCGATTGACAACGCTTAGTTCGACATCGGACGTATCGAGGAAGAGAAAACTGGAAAGGAACACGAGAACGAGTCCGGTCACGAATGCGACGATGCCATACAGAAGGCCGACACGGCGCTGATTTGGCGAATAATATGCCGCACTGAGGCCGCCAATTGCACCGAACACAAGGGGATACACAAGGCCTGCAAAGACGATGCCATTGATCAGCGAAAAGTCCACGCCAATTTGAGACGACGGGGCAAGCAGTGCGACGACGAGCATGATTGGGAGATAGCCAAGGATGACTGTCATCCCTGTGAGTGCACCATCGACGAGTGGGATATCTCGACCACTAATCCCGAAGTCCACGACGAGCTTTGATACCTGATATAACAGGAACGGTGCGATCAGATATAGAATCCCAAGTGAGGCCTCGGGCGGATTGGCAGTCTCGAAGTCCGAAAAGATGAACGGCGTCACGTGATCTGGCGTGGCGAAGTGGAGGTCAATCGTCGCCAACGCTCCGAGCCGTATCGTCGACACGTCGCCGACCGAAGGGAACAGCACACCGACAAGCCATCCGAGGACAAACATAAAGAGCGCTGCCATCACGCCGCCGACAACGCCCGGAACTACTGGCAGTCGGTCAACAATCGCGCCGGCATCGAATCCTCCGCCTTGTCGAGGTTCGGGTTGGCTTTTCGGAGGTTGACCGCCTTGTGGTGGTTGTTCGCTTTGTGGTGGTTGTTCGCTTTGTGGTGGTTGTCCGCCCTGTGGTTGCTGACTTTGTTGTGATGGGTGTTCACTTTCCGACTCAGTATCCTGTGGCGTGTCACGCGAGGGAGCGTCATCAACCGGACTTGGATGTCCTGGCTGGGCACCCTGCTGTTCACCCCTTGGAGACGCTTGTACTTCTGACTCATTAGACCAGTCCCAGTCACCGTCCTCCTCGGACGTTTGATCCGACTGTCCCATGTTTCCCGTTGGTTTGGTGTCCCTAGTGCCGGTGGTCGCTTGGTCTGGCTCACTCGACGCTGGCTCGCTGGACGCTGAATCAGTCGCCTCTGGTGTCGTTCGGTCCGGTGATGGTTGGTCATCCTCCGTTCGAGGTTGTTCATCTTCAGGTCCGTTATCGTCTGAGATCGTCTCTGTGGACCCCGTCGCGATCTCGGATTCGAGGTCGACACCACATTCCGGACAGGTTTCGGATCCGTCCGGAATCTCCGCGCCACACAGGTGACAGTACATATAGGTGAAAAGTTCCATCGTAGTCAAAAAACTAGGTGATTTGGAGTGTTAGCTCGATACTGTTTCGGTCTGTTTGGGCCCCGGCGAGGGCAACCATCAAGGCCACACGTCTACCACAGGTCAGCATGACCAGTGTCGGCTCCACGTTCGCGCAACTCCGAGAGTTTTTATCTCAACTCTCGACAGTCGAGTGGCGCGTGGCGGCCAGTGCGAGCGTGGTCACCCTCGCGCTCCTCGTGGGGGTGGTGATCGTCCCGTTCGTCGTTCGACAGCTTCGTCGGACCGTGAATCGACGACTGCTCGGCGGATGGCTCACGAACGCCGTCGACGTCGTCGAGGAGTCCCTTCCGACGACACTCGGCCGACTCACTGTTCGGACCATGCAGCTCGCAGTGGTGATCGCGGAGGTACTTGCTCTGCTAATCATCTGGGATCTTCTCACTCCGATCGAGTCACTGATCGAGTCGAGCGGGCTGTCGATGGAACTCGTCGTGCAGTTGCTGCTCACCGCGATACTGGCGGGCGTGGTTTACGTCGTCGCCGACCAGTACAAACAGGCCATCGGACGGATTGGGAGCCAGGCGTCCTGGATGAGCGATCACCAACAGGAGATCGTCGTCCGGGTCGGCCAGATTGTCATCCTGCTGTTCGGTGGGCTGCTCGCGCTGGGTCTCTGGGGCGTCGAACTTCAGGGACTGCTCGTCGGGGCAGGCTTCCTCGGGATCGTCGTCGGGCTCGCCGCCCGCCAGACGCTCGGCTCGCTGATCGCCGGCTTCGTGTTGATGTTCTCCCGACCGTTCACGATCGGCGACTGGGTCGAGATCGGCGGCAAAGAGGGTGTCGTCACCGACATCACGATCATCAACACCCGCCTGGAGAACTTCGACGGCGAGGTGGTCGTCATCCCCAACGACAAGGTCAGCAACGAGGCGATCGTCAACCGCAGCAAGCGCGGCGTCCTTCGGCTCAAGGTCGACGTGGGTATCGACTACGAGAGCGATCCCGAACGCGCCAAATCCGTCGCCCTGGAAGCGATCAAGCAGGTGGATTCGGTCGCCGACGGGCCACCGCCCCAGATCGTGCCGAAAAACTTCGGCGATTCGGCGGTCGTTCTGGAGCTGCGTTTCTGGATCGATCACCCGACGCCGCCGCGGAAGTGGAACGCCGTCTCCGGTGTCGTCACCGGGGTCAAAGAAGCCTTCGAGCGTGAGGGGATCAAGATCCCATTCCCCCAGCGGGAACTCTCCGGGCGGGCCGAAACCGGCGGCTTCCAGGTCGGGGAATCGACCGGCAAAACTGTCACACCGCGGGCGGACGATCCGGACGACTGACCCGGAGCGACTGCTCTCTGTGTCGGGTGGTGCCTTCTGGAGAGTTCTCGTCCAATAGGATGCGCCCCGTCGAGGCCCCTTCGGTCAGTAAAGCGTTGCGCCGTCGCCGATCCGCGTCTGGTAGGTCCGGGCATCGACGTTCGCTCCGTCGAAGGCGTCGAGCATGGCCGAAGCGACCGCTCGCTGGTCGCTCGATCGACAGACTGCCAGGACGGCCGGACCGGCGCCGCTGATCGTGACCCCGGTCGCCCCGGCGTCGAGCGCCTGCTCGCGGACCGAATCGTATCCATCGATCAGCTTCGCCCGGGCCGGTGTGACGACGCTGTCTTCCATCCCTCGTCCCACGAGTTCGGGATCGTCGCGGTGCATCCCGCTGGTGAGGGTCGCTGCGTTGCCGACGGTCTCGACGAGTTGGTCGACAGACGTCTCGGTGGGCACGACCCGGCGGGCGTCACGGGTCGAGACGACGATCTCCGGGAGACAGGCGACCAGCGAAACCGAGGCGTCAATCTGCGTGATGCCGTCCGGCGTCGCGATCGTGAAGCCACCGAGAATCGCCGGGGCGACGTTGTCGTCGTGTGCATCTCCGGAGACGACGGCCTCGCCCTCGGCGGCGATCGGAACGAGTTCCTTCCGTGAGAGCCCGCGATCGTAGAGTTCGTTCAGCGCGACTGCGGCGGCAGCGGCACTGGAAGCGGACGATCCCAGGCCCGACGCCGGTCGGATGCCCTTGTCGATCTCGATCCGGGCGGGCGCGTCGAGCGCGTCGACGACGGCACCCACAGTATTCTTTTCGGGATCTTCCGGGATGTACTGGCTGCCGGCACCGGTCACCTCGATGGTTGTCTGCTCGGCACGCTCGACGCGAACGACGTCAGCGGGTCGCTCGAATGCGATCCCGAAAACGTCGAAGCCACTTCCGAGATTCGCGCTCGTCGCCGGTGCCCGCGCCGTCAGCATATCCCGGCTTTCCCCGACTGCGGGCAAAAAGGTAGCGAATGCGGGCCTCACGAATACCCCCAAACATAAGCCCCCGTCACGCGAACCGCCGTACGAACCCTCCCATGCCCGTCTCCTCTATCGGTCTCCTGCTGACCGGCGGGAGTCTCGCCGGCGGTGTAGTCTGTGCCTGGCTGGCCGCTTTCGCCTGGCATCGGCGGGATGTCCCGGCTGCCAAGCCATTCGGCGGGTTCATGATCGCCGCTGGCATCTGGTCGGTCGCCTATGCCGGCGCCCTGCTGGCCGAGGACGCCGGAACAATCGGTGCGTTGCTGGCGACGGCCGACCTCGCGGCCGCGGGCATACCGCCGCTGTGGGTCATATTTACGCTCGCGTATACCGGTCTGGACAAGTACCGTCGACCGGCGGTCTACGCTGCTCTCTGGGTGGTTCCAGCCGCTTACGCCGGATTGATCGTGACGGCTCCGTTTCACGACTTCGTCGATCTCGCCGTCGAGTTCCGGACTGTCGCCGAGGTAACGGCACCGATACTCGTCCGGGGAACCCCCTACTGGGCGAGTGCCACTGTTGCATACCTGCTCGTGTTCGTCGGCTATGCCGTCCTCGTTCGCTTCCTCCTGTCGGCCCGTCCGATGTACCGGCGCCAGACGGCGGCAGTCATCGGCGGGAGCCTCTTTCCGATGGTCGGCAACGCGGTCTTCGTGGTCGGGATCGGCTACCGAACGGGACTGGATCCGACGCCGCTCATGTTCGCCGTCGGTGGCGCGATCGCAGGGTGGGCACTGTTCCACTACGATTTCCTGTCGGTCGCTCCGCTGGCCAGTGACTTGCTGCTCGACGAACTCCCCGACCCCGTGATCGTCCTCGATACCGACGACAGGATCGTCGATCACAACGACGCGGCCATAGAGGCGTTCGCCGACGGACGGTTGACTGGGCGAGAGATCGAGACCGTCGCGCCTACCTTGCTCGATCGCGTCGCGACTGGCGAAGCAGTCGGGATGTCGGACCCCAACGATCCCGACGATCGA harbors:
- a CDS encoding mechanosensitive ion channel family protein — translated: MTSVGSTFAQLREFLSQLSTVEWRVAASASVVTLALLVGVVIVPFVVRQLRRTVNRRLLGGWLTNAVDVVEESLPTTLGRLTVRTMQLAVVIAEVLALLIIWDLLTPIESLIESSGLSMELVVQLLLTAILAGVVYVVADQYKQAIGRIGSQASWMSDHQQEIVVRVGQIVILLFGGLLALGLWGVELQGLLVGAGFLGIVVGLAARQTLGSLIAGFVLMFSRPFTIGDWVEIGGKEGVVTDITIINTRLENFDGEVVVIPNDKVSNEAIVNRSKRGVLRLKVDVGIDYESDPERAKSVALEAIKQVDSVADGPPPQIVPKNFGDSAVVLELRFWIDHPTPPRKWNAVSGVVTGVKEAFEREGIKIPFPQRELSGRAETGGFQVGESTGKTVTPRADDPDD
- a CDS encoding homoserine kinase, with amino-acid sequence MLTARAPATSANLGSGFDVFGIAFERPADVVRVERAEQTTIEVTGAGSQYIPEDPEKNTVGAVVDALDAPARIEIDKGIRPASGLGSSASSAAAAAVALNELYDRGLSRKELVPIAAEGEAVVSGDAHDDNVAPAILGGFTIATPDGITQIDASVSLVACLPEIVVSTRDARRVVPTETSVDQLVETVGNAATLTSGMHRDDPELVGRGMEDSVVTPARAKLIDGYDSVREQALDAGATGVTISGAGPAVLAVCRSSDQRAVASAMLDAFDGANVDARTYQTRIGDGATLY